In Heliangelus exortis chromosome 27, bHelExo1.hap1, whole genome shotgun sequence, the genomic window CGGGCGATGGAGCCGCCCCGTGCGGTGGCTGCAGCGCTGCTTGTCCATCCCCAGATTTCCATCTCACCCTGGACACTAAGCAGCGGTACCAGAAGGTGAAAGGCTTTGGTGGCTCTGTCACGGACTCAGCTGCCATCAACATTCAGTCCCTGTCACAGGATGCCCAGAACAACCTGCTCCGTTCCTATTTCTCCGAGGAAGGTGAGCCCGGGGCAGGGACGTGCTGCTgggtggtggggctgggctgTTCAGCATCTCCTGCTTGGGGTCTGGCTGCTGAGATTGGTGCCAAGGGGCTTCTGGAAGTTGAGGGCCGCACCCCAGGGATTCCCATCACcacccaccctgtccccaggcatTGAGTACAACCTCGTGCGTGTCCCCATGGCCAGCACCGACTTCTCCGTGCGCCTCTACACCTACGCTGATGCAGAGGGAGACTTTGAGCTGAAGCACTTCAACCTGACACGGGAGGACACACAGATGAAGGTGAGCCTGAGGCACCAGGGCTCCCAATTTGGGTGGGACAAGTGGGACGGGGATGGAGAGCACCTTCCCAGTGATGGGGTGGGAGAGGATTCATCCTGCTGCTCATGATGCCAGTGCTGGCACAGACCTGGAGAACTTGCTGCCATCCTGCTTGTCCCCAGATCCCCATCCTCCAGGCAGCCCAGGCCATGGCCAAGCGTCCGCTGTCACTCTATGCCAGCCCCTGGACCTCTCCAGTCTGGATGAAGACAAACGGTGCAatgacagggagagggacactgaagggcagccctggggacaagTACCACCAGGCCTGGGCTAAGTATTTCATCCggtgaggggctgcaggaatgTGGTGGGCACTGGGGTCATCGCTCCCAGGGCTGATACTGCCACAATGGAGCTGCTcaccctctgtcccctgcccaggTTCCTGGATGAATATGCCAAGTACAACCTGACCTTCTGGGCAGTGACAGCAGGGAATGAACCCACGGCTGGTGAGATTGTTTTCTaccccttccagtgcctgggCTTCTCCCCTGAGCACCAGAGGGACTTCATCGCCCGGGACCTGGGCCCCGCGCTGGCCAACAGCTCCCACCACAATGTCCAACTCATCATCCTGGATGACCAGAGGGTGATGCTGCCCTACTGGGCCCAGGTGGTGAGTCCCCAGAGTGGTTCTCCTTGGTTCTCCCAGTCCCCTGGTGactgcccagccctgggcatAGGTGTGGGTGGTGACTCCTTTCTCCTGCCAGGTTCTCAAAGACCCCGTGGCCTCCAGTTACATCAGTGGCATTGGCATCCACTGGTACCTGGACTTCCTGGCACCCATTGACCTCACGCTCTCCATCACCCATCACCTCTTCCCCGattatttccttctctccacGGAGGCCTCCACAGGCTCCTACTTCTGGGAGCCCAGGGTGGTGCTGGGTGGATGGGACCGTGGGAGCAAGTACAGTCACAGCATCCTGACGGTAAGGGCTGGGTGGGGACCAGGGACACACCAGCCACCCCCTGGACCTGCCCATGGCTCAACAGCCTCACATGCCCCACAGAACCTCAATAACTATGTGACGGGCTGGACCGACTGgaacctggccctgaacatgGAGGGAGGCCCCAACTGGAGCAAGAACTATGTGGACAGCCCTATCATCGTGGACAGCAGCAAGGACATCTTCTACAAGCAGCCCATGTTCTACCACATGGGGCACTTCAGGTGTGTTGGGACTTGGGGGAGGACTCACGGGGGGATGCTCACtactgctgccagctccagccctgccccaggtGCTGTGCTCAGGTCCTGCTTGTCCCTGCAGCAAATTCATCCCTGAGGGCTCACAGCGTGTGGGGCTGTCTGTCTCCAAGAAGTGCCACCGGTGTGACCTGGAGCACTCAGCTTTCCTGCGCCCCGATGGCACAGTTGTCCTGGTGGTCCTGAACCGGTGAGTGGCTTGGCCCCATGCCCTGGCTGGAAACCCAGCTGCCCCCTCTGacctgtgtgtgtcccctcaCATCCCCATAGCTCCACCACGGATGTGTCCTTTGGGATCTCAGACCCACGGGTTGGCTTCATTGAggccacagctcctgctgacTCCATCCAGACCTTCCTGTGGCAGCAGCCAGCCTAGCACAGCAGCCCAGCTtggagtggtggtggtgggtttgGGGACAGGTCCCTGCgtgaggctggggctgcagcacagcccccgAAGCCCTGCAACTCCCCAGGGGACCTGTTTGATCCAAGGGCTGCGACACCAGCTCTTTTCTAGatgttttcataaaataaacagGTTTTCTACAACCTCGCCTGTGCACCAACTgccctccttctctctctgctcagtGGGCAGGACTGTGCCAGAGGAGGTAGATTTGGGGCTGAGCCCTGTGGGTTCCATCCCACCTCTCCCCGGGGCATCCTATGGGGACCGGGTCCACAGCACAGGAGCCCCAGGCACGCAGCACCcgtggggcagggcagggacctggggccagcagcagcctggaccCACAGCCAGGATTTAGCACAGAGCCTCGACAGCAGCCCCAGTTTCTCCTCCTggccagggcaggcagccacGTGCTGCGGTTTCTCCCGT contains:
- the LOC139787846 gene encoding lysosomal acid glucosylceramidase-like, with translation MGHIMGYAAVLGWLLLAQATPGVAGGHPCDAKDFGHGSLVCACSATYCDTLDPVVLPAPGTYIKYESSKAGKRLERSEGTFQRNAGSTDFHLTLDTKQRYQKVKGFGGSVTDSAAINIQSLSQDAQNNLLRSYFSEEGIEYNLVRVPMASTDFSVRLYTYADAEGDFELKHFNLTREDTQMKIPILQAAQAMAKRPLSLYASPWTSPVWMKTNGAMTGRGTLKGSPGDKYHQAWAKYFIRFLDEYAKYNLTFWAVTAGNEPTAGEIVFYPFQCLGFSPEHQRDFIARDLGPALANSSHHNVQLIILDDQRVMLPYWAQVVLKDPVASSYISGIGIHWYLDFLAPIDLTLSITHHLFPDYFLLSTEASTGSYFWEPRVVLGGWDRGSKYSHSILTNLNNYVTGWTDWNLALNMEGGPNWSKNYVDSPIIVDSSKDIFYKQPMFYHMGHFSKFIPEGSQRVGLSVSKKCHRCDLEHSAFLRPDGTVVLVVLNRSTTDVSFGISDPRVGFIEATAPADSIQTFLWQQPA